A region from the Knoellia sp. p5-6-4 genome encodes:
- a CDS encoding O-antigen ligase family protein gives MTSVLTPQAPHAPRHARPRPVRTWLALAVVGAAACAAAVISGLAFGGSGDKRMVVIPLAAAIGVALAALAFTRYAAFVLMLLAVRASLDLVKLSGVSAGNTDTNTATARGLDPASMLSMLFIVASVFWLLAQYSSGRQLRGSPLRTAFIVFVVAGAVSVIGANPWEAAFLEVARILSVVMMFVVLEQLITNRETMMKVLYAAYASVLFPLAYTLFGLAIGDPASEAKGSFTRLTGPFAQSNTFARYLAFLIVFGVAVFPVLRKKQKLVMLPILGLSTAFLLLTLTRSAIIAAVLAVVIIALVQRRTSLLVGFAASALLAAALVPGLTARFATLTAEEQVVGRPETGNSLQWRYDYWTKVIPLANENPVTGIGLNMTQYQTSAKKQPHSDFIRAYVETGLFGLLAYVAMHFLLLRNAILAVQRTARGTLEHGVAAGALGVAVCFLVASLGSNMMSNVVSLWYLVAFSAAGAYVARTNAPGPGGRWNLPQ, from the coding sequence ATGACCTCGGTCCTGACACCCCAAGCACCGCACGCGCCCAGGCACGCGAGGCCCCGCCCGGTCCGGACGTGGCTAGCCCTGGCGGTGGTCGGGGCGGCCGCCTGTGCCGCCGCGGTCATCTCCGGCCTCGCGTTCGGCGGCAGCGGTGACAAGCGCATGGTCGTCATCCCGCTCGCCGCCGCGATCGGGGTCGCGCTGGCGGCACTGGCCTTCACGCGCTACGCCGCCTTCGTCCTCATGCTGCTGGCCGTCCGTGCCAGCCTCGACCTGGTCAAGCTGAGCGGCGTCTCCGCCGGCAACACCGACACCAACACCGCGACCGCCCGCGGCCTGGACCCGGCGTCGATGCTGTCGATGCTGTTCATCGTCGCGTCGGTGTTCTGGCTGCTCGCGCAGTACTCCAGCGGGCGACAGCTGCGCGGCTCCCCGCTGCGCACCGCCTTCATCGTCTTCGTCGTCGCCGGCGCGGTCAGCGTCATCGGAGCCAACCCGTGGGAGGCCGCGTTCCTCGAGGTGGCCCGCATCCTCTCCGTCGTCATGATGTTCGTGGTGCTCGAGCAGCTCATCACGAACCGCGAGACGATGATGAAGGTCCTCTACGCTGCCTATGCCAGCGTGCTGTTCCCCTTGGCGTACACCCTGTTCGGCCTGGCCATCGGTGACCCGGCCTCCGAGGCGAAGGGCAGCTTCACCAGGCTCACCGGGCCGTTCGCGCAGTCCAACACCTTCGCCCGTTACCTGGCCTTCCTCATCGTCTTCGGCGTCGCGGTCTTCCCGGTCCTGCGCAAGAAGCAGAAGCTGGTGATGCTGCCCATCCTCGGGCTGTCGACGGCTTTCCTGCTGCTCACCCTGACCCGGTCGGCGATCATCGCCGCGGTGCTGGCCGTCGTCATCATCGCCCTCGTCCAGCGGCGCACCTCGCTGCTGGTCGGGTTCGCCGCGAGCGCACTCCTGGCCGCCGCGCTGGTGCCCGGGCTCACGGCGCGCTTTGCGACCCTCACCGCCGAGGAACAGGTCGTCGGGCGACCCGAGACCGGCAACAGCCTGCAGTGGCGGTACGACTACTGGACCAAGGTCATCCCGCTGGCCAACGAGAACCCGGTGACGGGGATCGGGCTCAACATGACGCAGTACCAGACCTCGGCCAAGAAGCAGCCGCACAGCGACTTCATCCGGGCCTACGTCGAGACGGGGCTGTTCGGCCTGCTCGCCTACGTCGCGATGCACTTCCTGCTGCTGCGCAACGCCATCCTCGCGGTGCAGCGGACGGCCCGCGGCACCCTCGAGCACGGTGTGGCCGCGGGCGCACTGGGCGTCGCCGTGTGCTTCCTCGTCGCCAGCCTCGGCTCCAACATGATGTCCAACGTGGTCAGCCTCTGGTACCTCGTGGCGTTCTCGGCCGCCGGCGCCTACGTCGCGCGCACCAACGCCCCCGGCCCCGGCGGCCGGTGGAACCTCCCGCAGTGA
- the cysC gene encoding adenylyl-sulfate kinase: MSLVEDGPVRLGSAPPELVLDHALPDLTLSPLATADLMLALAGVLPPGQVLGAAVQEVVEDLGVGPEIGVALPTVEAARAALVAGGLVLRDEEHTPLAALEQARVAPGQPRLVHGIPRRLRARESGVGARTTVDFDDPSLRGRPLLLLERPALEADLPLLRAWASSSDAAPVVLVPEHSDGRAWVPTRLLLRLADDLVTAIGATDATVRTVPLEPHDPRSDSALVDRIAARLGATAVRSLSDTEPGGTAGVWAQAHAALVDGRGAGPLPGLDPATERTLRSWLPRRDERGVALMFSGLSGSGKSTLARDVAAWLGATTSRTVTLLDGDRVRQMLSAGLGFDQASRELNVRRIGYVAAEIARHGGIAICSPIAPFAHTRAEVRHMVEQAGDFVLVHVSTPLEECERRDLKGLYAKARQGQIPDFTGISSPYDVPVDADLRVDTSALGREEAAQQVIDHLTRGGWVEGKAP; this comes from the coding sequence ATGAGCCTGGTGGAGGACGGACCGGTGCGGCTGGGGTCGGCACCGCCGGAGCTGGTGCTGGACCACGCCCTTCCGGACCTGACCCTCAGCCCCCTGGCCACGGCCGACCTCATGCTGGCCCTCGCGGGCGTGCTGCCACCGGGCCAGGTGCTCGGTGCGGCCGTGCAGGAGGTCGTGGAGGACCTCGGGGTCGGCCCCGAGATCGGCGTGGCGCTGCCCACGGTGGAGGCGGCCCGGGCCGCGCTCGTGGCCGGCGGCCTCGTGCTCCGCGACGAGGAGCACACGCCGCTAGCGGCCCTGGAACAGGCGCGGGTGGCGCCGGGGCAGCCCCGGCTCGTGCACGGCATACCCCGGCGCCTGCGGGCCCGGGAGTCGGGCGTGGGGGCACGGACCACGGTGGACTTCGACGACCCGTCGCTGCGGGGACGGCCGCTCCTGCTGCTCGAGCGCCCTGCCCTGGAGGCGGACCTGCCGCTGCTGCGGGCCTGGGCCTCGTCCTCCGACGCGGCTCCCGTGGTGCTGGTCCCGGAGCACAGCGACGGGCGGGCATGGGTGCCCACCCGGCTGCTGCTCCGCCTGGCCGACGACCTCGTGACGGCCATCGGGGCGACGGACGCGACGGTGCGCACCGTGCCGCTCGAGCCGCACGACCCGCGCAGCGACTCGGCACTGGTCGACCGCATCGCCGCGCGCCTCGGGGCAACGGCGGTCCGCAGCCTCAGCGACACCGAGCCGGGGGGCACCGCGGGCGTCTGGGCGCAGGCCCACGCGGCACTGGTCGACGGGCGCGGGGCCGGTCCCCTGCCCGGCCTGGACCCCGCCACCGAGCGGACGCTGCGCTCCTGGCTCCCCCGGCGCGACGAGCGCGGGGTCGCGCTGATGTTCTCCGGCCTGTCCGGCTCCGGGAAGTCGACGCTCGCGCGTGACGTGGCCGCCTGGCTGGGCGCCACGACGTCGCGCACCGTCACCCTGCTCGACGGCGACCGGGTGCGGCAGATGCTGTCGGCGGGGCTCGGCTTCGACCAGGCCTCGCGAGAGCTCAACGTGCGCCGGATCGGCTACGTCGCGGCAGAGATCGCCCGCCACGGCGGCATCGCGATCTGCTCGCCGATCGCCCCGTTCGCCCACACCCGGGCCGAGGTGCGGCACATGGTCGAGCAGGCCGGCGACTTCGTCCTCGTGCACGTGAGCACCCCCCTCGAGGAGTGCGAGCGGCGCGACCTCAAGGGGCTCTACGCCAAGGCGCGACAGGGGCAGATCCCCGACTTCACCGGCATCTCCTCGCCCTACGACGTCCCGGTGGACGCCGACCTGCGGGTGGACACCTCGGCCCTCGGACGCGAGGAGGCCGCCCAGCAGGTCATCGACCACCTCACCCGCGGCGGCTGGGTGGAGGGGAAGGCACCGTGA
- the mfd gene encoding transcription-repair coupling factor, with protein sequence MTLSPLLDVLHGDPGIAAALGVARRDEATAEVSVAAGARPALLASLVCRGAATEGRRRPLLAITATTREAEDLAAALRCFLDPDTVAEFPAWETLPHERLSPRSDTVGKRLAVLRRLAHPDPTDPAYGPLDVVVAPVRAVLQPVVKGLGELTPVALKAGDEAPLEQVVEDLAAAAYTRTDLVERRGEFAVRGGILDVFPPTEDHPVRVEFWGDTVEEIRWFKVADQRSLEVAEHGLWAPPCREVLLTDSVRERANNLIDQLPGAVDLLGKLAEGIAVEGMESLAPALVDGMESVLDTLRDDTMVVLCDPERVRTRAHDLVATSQEFLDAGWANAAAGNTVPIDLQGILGTASFWSLADLRAHAREAGLSWWDLNPFTADEELAEEVDGDAAVVNTGLTETPRYRGSTPEAVGDLRQWTGDGWRVLVVTEGHGLAKRVHEVLGGEEVPSRLDADLGDLAPGMVHLTTGSLGSGFLAPASRLAVVTETDLTGTPGQGGSTKDMRRMPSRRRNQVDPLQLQPGDFVVHEQHGVGRFVEMVQRTVGGATREYLVLEYAASKRGQPGDRLYVPTDQLDQVTRYVGGEQPTLNKMGGSDWHRTKTKARRYVKQIASELIQLYSARMATSGHAFGPDTPWQRELEDAFAYVETPDQLSSIDEVKADMERSVPMDRLICGDVGYGKTEIAVRAAFKAIQDGKQVAVLVPTTLLVQQHLQTFTERYAQFPVVVKALSRFQSDKEAREVVAGLADGSVDLVIGTHRLLSKDIRYKDLGLVIVDEEQRFGVEHKEQLKTLRTAVDVLAMSATPIPRTLEMAVTGIREMSTLATPPEERHPVLTYVGAYDEKQITAAIRRELLREGQVFLVHNKVSTIERAASRVRELVPEARVATAHGQMGEHKLEQVVLDFWDKKFDVLVCTTIVETGLDISNANTLIVERADVLGLSQLHQLRGRVGRGRERAYCYFLYPPEKPMTETAHDRLQTMASHTDLGAGIQIAMKDLEIRGAGNLLGGEQSGHIAGVGFDLYVRLVGEAVASFRGEGETAPVEIKIDLPVDAHLPHDYVPGERLRLEAYKKLASVVDEAQLSEIEAELVDRYGAPPEPVRNLIEVARLRTVARQAGISDISVQGNHVRFGPVELPESAQLRLQRLYPKSLVKDAVRTILVPKPMTARVGGRPLRDTAVLQWASDLIRAVMLDGIGDAARVAAQSGAGAR encoded by the coding sequence ATGACCCTCAGCCCGCTGCTGGACGTCCTCCACGGCGACCCCGGCATCGCCGCTGCCCTGGGCGTGGCGAGGCGCGACGAGGCCACCGCCGAGGTGTCCGTCGCCGCCGGAGCCCGGCCCGCCCTGCTCGCGAGCCTGGTGTGCCGTGGCGCCGCCACGGAGGGGCGTCGTCGCCCGCTGCTCGCCATCACCGCGACCACCCGGGAGGCCGAGGACCTCGCAGCCGCCCTGCGCTGCTTCCTCGACCCCGACACCGTCGCCGAGTTCCCCGCGTGGGAGACCCTCCCGCACGAGCGGCTGAGCCCGCGCAGCGACACGGTCGGCAAGCGTCTGGCCGTGCTGCGGCGCCTCGCGCACCCGGACCCCACCGACCCGGCATACGGGCCGTTGGACGTCGTGGTGGCCCCGGTGCGCGCCGTGCTGCAGCCGGTGGTCAAGGGCCTCGGCGAGCTCACTCCGGTGGCGCTCAAGGCCGGCGACGAGGCGCCGCTCGAGCAGGTGGTCGAGGACCTCGCCGCTGCGGCCTACACGCGCACCGACCTCGTCGAGCGGCGCGGCGAGTTCGCCGTGCGCGGCGGCATCCTCGACGTCTTCCCGCCGACCGAGGACCACCCGGTGCGCGTGGAGTTCTGGGGCGACACGGTGGAGGAGATCCGCTGGTTCAAGGTCGCCGACCAGCGCAGCCTCGAGGTCGCCGAGCACGGCCTGTGGGCGCCGCCCTGCCGCGAGGTGCTCCTCACCGACTCGGTCCGCGAACGCGCCAACAACCTCATCGACCAGCTGCCCGGCGCCGTCGACCTGCTCGGCAAGCTCGCCGAGGGCATCGCGGTCGAGGGCATGGAGTCCCTCGCCCCCGCTCTCGTCGACGGCATGGAGAGCGTGCTCGACACCCTCCGCGACGACACGATGGTCGTGCTGTGCGACCCGGAGCGCGTGCGCACCCGCGCCCACGACCTCGTCGCGACCTCCCAGGAGTTCCTCGACGCCGGCTGGGCCAACGCGGCCGCCGGCAACACCGTGCCCATCGACCTTCAGGGCATCCTCGGCACCGCGTCGTTCTGGAGCCTCGCCGACCTGCGCGCACACGCCCGCGAGGCCGGCCTGTCGTGGTGGGACCTCAACCCGTTCACCGCCGACGAGGAGCTCGCCGAGGAGGTCGACGGCGACGCGGCCGTCGTCAACACCGGGCTCACCGAGACCCCCCGCTACCGGGGCAGCACCCCCGAGGCGGTCGGCGACCTGCGCCAGTGGACCGGGGACGGCTGGCGCGTGCTCGTCGTCACCGAGGGCCACGGTCTCGCCAAGCGGGTCCACGAGGTCCTCGGGGGCGAGGAGGTGCCCAGCAGGCTCGACGCCGACCTCGGCGACCTGGCGCCCGGGATGGTGCACCTCACCACCGGTTCCCTGGGCAGCGGCTTCCTCGCGCCGGCCAGCCGGCTGGCGGTGGTCACCGAGACCGACCTGACGGGCACCCCCGGCCAGGGGGGCTCCACCAAGGACATGCGCCGTATGCCGTCGCGGCGCCGCAACCAGGTCGACCCGCTCCAGCTCCAGCCGGGCGACTTCGTCGTCCACGAGCAGCACGGTGTGGGCAGGTTCGTCGAGATGGTCCAGCGCACGGTCGGCGGCGCCACCCGCGAGTACCTCGTGCTCGAGTACGCCGCCTCCAAGCGGGGCCAGCCGGGCGACCGGCTCTACGTGCCGACCGACCAGCTCGACCAGGTCACCCGCTACGTCGGCGGCGAGCAGCCCACGCTCAACAAGATGGGCGGCTCCGACTGGCACAGGACCAAGACCAAGGCCCGCCGCTACGTCAAGCAGATCGCGAGCGAGCTGATCCAGCTCTACAGCGCGCGCATGGCGACCTCGGGGCACGCGTTCGGCCCCGACACCCCGTGGCAGCGCGAGCTCGAGGACGCCTTCGCCTACGTCGAGACCCCCGACCAGCTGAGCTCCATCGACGAGGTCAAGGCCGACATGGAGCGCTCGGTGCCGATGGACCGGCTCATCTGCGGCGACGTCGGCTACGGCAAGACCGAGATCGCGGTGCGCGCGGCGTTCAAGGCGATCCAGGACGGCAAGCAGGTCGCCGTGCTCGTGCCGACCACCCTGCTGGTCCAGCAGCACCTGCAGACCTTCACCGAGCGCTACGCCCAGTTCCCGGTCGTGGTGAAGGCGCTGTCGCGCTTCCAGAGCGACAAGGAGGCGCGCGAGGTCGTCGCCGGCCTCGCGGACGGCAGCGTCGACCTCGTGATCGGCACCCACCGCCTGTTGTCCAAGGACATCCGCTACAAGGACCTCGGCCTCGTGATCGTCGACGAGGAGCAGCGGTTCGGCGTCGAGCACAAGGAACAGCTCAAGACCCTGCGCACCGCCGTCGACGTGCTCGCCATGTCGGCGACCCCGATCCCACGCACCCTCGAGATGGCGGTCACCGGAATCCGAGAGATGTCGACGCTCGCGACGCCGCCGGAGGAGCGGCACCCGGTGCTCACCTATGTCGGCGCCTACGACGAGAAGCAGATCACCGCGGCCATCCGTCGCGAGCTGCTCCGCGAGGGCCAGGTCTTCCTCGTGCACAACAAGGTCAGCACCATCGAGCGCGCCGCGTCCCGCGTCCGCGAGCTCGTGCCCGAGGCCCGCGTGGCGACCGCGCACGGCCAGATGGGCGAGCACAAGCTCGAGCAGGTGGTGCTCGACTTCTGGGACAAGAAGTTCGACGTGCTCGTCTGCACCACCATCGTCGAGACCGGCCTGGACATCTCGAACGCCAACACCCTCATCGTCGAGCGGGCCGACGTGCTCGGCCTGAGCCAGCTCCACCAGCTGCGAGGACGGGTCGGCCGCGGGCGCGAGCGGGCCTACTGCTACTTCCTCTACCCGCCCGAGAAGCCGATGACCGAGACGGCCCACGACCGGCTGCAGACCATGGCCAGCCACACCGACCTCGGCGCCGGCATCCAGATCGCCATGAAGGACCTCGAGATCCGCGGCGCCGGCAACCTGCTCGGCGGTGAGCAGTCCGGTCACATCGCCGGCGTCGGCTTCGACCTCTACGTCCGCCTCGTCGGGGAGGCCGTGGCCAGCTTCCGCGGCGAGGGCGAGACCGCCCCCGTCGAGATCAAGATCGACCTCCCGGTCGACGCGCACCTGCCCCACGACTACGTGCCGGGCGAGCGGCTGCGGCTCGAGGCCTACAAGAAGCTCGCCAGCGTCGTCGACGAGGCGCAGCTCAGCGAGATCGAGGCGGAGCTCGTCGACCGCTACGGGGCCCCGCCGGAGCCCGTCCGCAACCTCATCGAGGTGGCGCGGCTGCGCACGGTCGCGCGCCAGGCCGGGATCTCCGACATCAGCGTGCAGGGCAACCACGTCCGATTCGGGCCCGTCGAGCTGCCGGAGTCGGCGCAGCTGCGGCTGCAGAGGTTGTACCCGAAGTCGCTCGTCAAGGACGCGGTCCGTACGATTCTCGTGCCCAAGCCGATGACGGCCAGGGTGGGTGGCAGGCCGCTGCGGGACACCGCGGTGCTCCAGTGGGCCAGCGACCTCATCCGGGCTGTCATGCTCGACGGCATCGGGGACGCCGCCCGCGTCGCCGCGCAGTCAGGGGCCGGGGCCCGTTAA
- a CDS encoding MazG family protein, with protein sequence MTGSPRIAAGLLTRAAWQALEGAGAVLARDADEPLAEAVREAGVPVRHIGVVAAPELARTLVAEASAAGDRGVAWVVSADGDPGLTDAIASEVSRLPDPPEVEVVVGSWDVPGARLLDLVAVMDRLRSPGGCPWDAEQTHESLVKYLIEEAHEAAEAIRSGDRDHMVEELGDVLLQVAFQSRVGEEDPERPFDIDEVAGGIVEKLLRRHPHVFADGDATTPEEVERAWEVIKAEEKAAKAARDAQAGHAGGEAGHTGLLHGIPASLPTLLAAEKALARWERTGGDLAALRDDEGDLGASLLALVARAREQGRSADDLLREALQRFAGQASPGASQTDG encoded by the coding sequence GTGACCGGCAGCCCCCGCATCGCCGCGGGGCTGCTGACGCGGGCTGCCTGGCAGGCCCTCGAGGGCGCAGGGGCGGTGCTCGCGAGAGACGCCGACGAGCCCCTCGCCGAGGCCGTGCGGGAGGCCGGTGTGCCGGTGCGGCACATCGGCGTCGTCGCGGCGCCGGAGCTGGCCCGGACCCTCGTAGCCGAGGCGAGCGCTGCCGGGGACCGGGGAGTCGCGTGGGTGGTCTCGGCCGACGGCGACCCGGGCCTCACCGACGCCATCGCCTCCGAGGTCTCCCGGCTTCCCGACCCACCCGAGGTCGAGGTCGTCGTGGGGTCCTGGGACGTGCCGGGCGCCCGGCTGCTCGACCTCGTCGCGGTGATGGACCGGCTGCGCTCGCCGGGCGGCTGCCCGTGGGACGCCGAGCAGACCCACGAGTCGCTGGTGAAGTACCTCATCGAGGAGGCCCACGAGGCGGCTGAGGCCATCCGCTCCGGCGACCGGGACCACATGGTCGAGGAGCTCGGCGACGTCCTGCTGCAGGTCGCCTTCCAGTCCCGGGTGGGGGAGGAGGACCCCGAGCGGCCCTTCGACATCGACGAGGTCGCGGGCGGGATCGTCGAGAAGCTGCTGCGCCGCCACCCGCACGTCTTCGCGGACGGGGACGCCACGACCCCCGAGGAGGTCGAGCGCGCCTGGGAGGTCATCAAGGCCGAGGAGAAGGCCGCGAAGGCCGCGAGGGACGCGCAGGCAGGGCATGCCGGCGGCGAGGCAGGGCACACCGGCCTGCTGCACGGCATACCGGCCTCCCTCCCGACGCTGCTCGCCGCAGAGAAGGCCTTGGCGAGGTGGGAGCGCACCGGGGGCGACCTGGCTGCGCTGCGAGACGACGAGGGAGACCTCGGGGCGAGCCTGCTCGCCCTCGTCGCGCGGGCCCGTGAGCAGGGACGGTCGGCCGACGACCTCCTGCGCGAGGCCCTCCAGCGCTTCGCCGGGCAGGCGTCACCCGGGGCGTCGCAGACCGACGGCTGA
- a CDS encoding flippase yields the protein MSSSTASRDINRMGRGGGLNLVGAVWNQVALFGIISLLAAQLGEDDVGRYASCYALLSLLGLLSLAGFRSAMTRFVAMHVADGDASRLRGTLRMGLGLTVLASLVIGGLLAALAPWVARTLSGPAMTDDPAMAAGVRLVALSLPAVTFSDAALAATQGWRTQRPFTLIGRIFEPGLKFALTAGALAAGLAFEGAMWSIVAAAWAAAALAGLALKAQLRGTPGADAVYEIREIFSFSMVSWLAALAATGLIWVGTLLLGAMEGQAEVGSFNVATRLVMLAVFVMAPINAAFTPHMAHLFHTGQVEESARAYGSATRWILTLSMPAFIVLIAFPTQLLGYFGEVYTTAAAVTVILAFGQLVSAAAGPCGTVLNMSGRVRLSMLDNIGALALGVVLNLVLIPSYGIVGAAVAWSASLVAANSAKVVQARYVVGVPAAGARLGRILLAAVPAAGTAALLTQWVHHWTGVVLIAAPLVAVVFFGVLVALGVQPEDRALVASLARRRARVTRAGAA from the coding sequence GTGAGCAGCTCGACGGCGTCGCGCGACATCAACCGCATGGGGCGCGGCGGTGGCCTCAACCTCGTCGGCGCCGTCTGGAACCAGGTCGCCCTCTTCGGGATCATCTCGCTGCTGGCAGCCCAGCTGGGTGAGGACGACGTCGGACGCTACGCCTCGTGCTACGCCCTGCTCTCGTTGCTGGGACTTCTGTCGCTGGCCGGGTTCCGTTCCGCCATGACCCGGTTCGTGGCCATGCACGTCGCCGACGGCGACGCCAGCCGGCTGCGGGGCACCCTTCGGATGGGGCTCGGCCTGACGGTGCTGGCGTCCCTGGTGATCGGTGGCCTGCTGGCGGCGCTCGCTCCGTGGGTCGCCCGCACCCTCAGCGGCCCCGCCATGACCGACGACCCCGCCATGGCGGCGGGCGTTCGGCTCGTGGCCCTCAGCCTGCCGGCGGTCACCTTCTCCGATGCCGCGCTCGCGGCCACCCAGGGCTGGCGGACCCAGCGGCCCTTCACGCTGATCGGCCGGATCTTCGAGCCCGGGCTGAAGTTCGCGCTCACCGCAGGCGCGCTCGCGGCAGGCCTCGCCTTCGAGGGTGCGATGTGGTCGATCGTGGCGGCGGCGTGGGCAGCGGCCGCCCTGGCCGGACTCGCGCTGAAGGCACAGCTGCGCGGCACGCCGGGGGCAGACGCGGTCTACGAGATCCGCGAGATCTTCAGCTTCTCGATGGTGAGCTGGCTCGCGGCCCTGGCGGCGACGGGCCTGATCTGGGTGGGCACCCTTCTGCTGGGCGCGATGGAGGGCCAGGCCGAGGTCGGCTCCTTCAACGTCGCCACCCGGCTGGTCATGCTGGCCGTCTTCGTGATGGCCCCGATCAACGCGGCCTTCACGCCGCACATGGCGCACCTGTTCCACACCGGGCAGGTGGAGGAGTCGGCCCGGGCCTACGGCAGTGCGACGCGCTGGATCCTGACACTGTCGATGCCGGCGTTCATCGTGCTCATCGCCTTCCCCACCCAGCTGCTCGGCTACTTCGGCGAGGTCTACACCACCGCTGCGGCCGTCACGGTGATCCTCGCCTTCGGGCAGCTCGTGAGTGCCGCTGCCGGTCCGTGCGGCACCGTGCTCAACATGTCTGGACGGGTGCGCCTGTCGATGCTCGACAACATCGGCGCGCTGGCACTCGGAGTCGTGCTCAACCTTGTCCTCATCCCCTCCTACGGCATCGTGGGCGCCGCTGTCGCGTGGAGTGCCTCGCTCGTAGCGGCCAACTCGGCCAAGGTGGTCCAGGCCCGTTACGTCGTGGGCGTGCCCGCCGCCGGCGCGCGCCTGGGCCGGATCCTGCTGGCCGCCGTGCCGGCGGCCGGGACGGCGGCCCTGCTGACCCAGTGGGTGCACCACTGGACCGGTGTGGTGCTCATCGCGGCGCCGCTGGTGGCGGTGGTCTTCTTCGGAGTGCTGGTCGCCCTGGGCGTCCAGCCCGAGGACCGCGCCCTGGTGGCCTCGCTGGCGCGGCGCAGGGCACGGGTGACCCGCGCCGGCGCTGCCTGA
- a CDS encoding sulfotransferase, with amino-acid sequence MTPGYLVVGTKRGGSTSIAHWLSKHPQVAACRFTKGTHYFDVNYQRGWKWYLSAFEPPRDGIRITGEASPYYMFHPLAVERIAKALPDVRLIVSLREPVARAWSHHQYETQQGFEDRPFAQAIELEDERVRGEEERIRADPRYESYAHRHHTYLQRGHYAEQLERLYAHFAPEQVLVVRSESMFSDPQTELARVWKHLGLEPVRLEGLDRYKATHVPLEIPRDLHERLTDHYRPWNEKLQQLLGADFTWNDQPTQRTWHGDR; translated from the coding sequence ATGACACCGGGATACCTCGTCGTGGGCACCAAACGGGGTGGCTCGACGTCGATCGCGCACTGGCTCTCCAAGCACCCGCAGGTCGCGGCCTGCCGGTTCACCAAGGGCACCCACTACTTCGACGTGAACTACCAGCGGGGCTGGAAGTGGTACCTCTCGGCGTTCGAGCCGCCACGCGACGGCATACGCATCACGGGTGAGGCCAGCCCCTACTACATGTTCCACCCGCTCGCGGTCGAGCGAATCGCCAAGGCACTGCCGGACGTGCGCCTGATCGTCAGCCTGCGCGAGCCGGTGGCGCGGGCCTGGTCCCACCACCAGTACGAGACCCAGCAGGGGTTCGAGGACCGGCCCTTCGCCCAGGCCATCGAGCTCGAGGACGAGCGCGTGCGCGGTGAGGAGGAGCGCATCCGGGCCGACCCCCGGTACGAGAGCTATGCGCACCGACACCACACCTACCTCCAGCGCGGGCACTACGCCGAACAGCTGGAACGGCTCTACGCGCACTTCGCGCCGGAGCAGGTGCTGGTGGTGCGCAGCGAGTCGATGTTCTCGGACCCGCAGACGGAGCTCGCGCGGGTCTGGAAGCACCTTGGGCTCGAACCCGTCCGCCTCGAGGGGCTCGACCGCTACAAGGCCACCCACGTACCGCTCGAGATCCCCAGGGACCTGCACGAGCGACTCACGGACCACTACCGCCCCTGGAACGAGAAGCTCCAGCAGCTGCTCGGGGCCGACTTCACCTGGAACGACCAACCGACACAGAGGACCTGGCATGGAGATCGTTGA
- a CDS encoding sulfite exporter TauE/SafE family protein: MNLDPGLVAACFGIGIVVGLTGMGGGALMTPVLVLFFNIPPLTAVSSDLVAAAVMKPVGGAVHLRRGTVNLGLVKWLCIGSVPAAFGGVLLMRALGDGQRIQDVVQVSLGMALLIAATGLAVRAYMRLLERARRRDGSADPLPQGRPEVTVRVLPTVVVGVIGGLVVGMTSVGSGSLVIISLMALYPLLKASSLVGTDLVQAVPLVASAALGHILFGDFRLDLTLSLIIGSVPGAWLGARLSSRAPGGIVRRVLAFVLLASALKLLGLPTVPTGVVLAVMALAAPVAWMVVRRRHGFPALAARRVRRPALVEQVTR, encoded by the coding sequence GTGAACCTCGACCCGGGCCTGGTCGCCGCCTGCTTCGGCATCGGCATCGTCGTCGGGCTGACCGGGATGGGCGGCGGGGCCCTGATGACGCCGGTCCTCGTGCTGTTCTTCAACATCCCGCCGCTCACAGCCGTCTCGAGCGACCTGGTCGCCGCCGCCGTCATGAAGCCGGTCGGCGGCGCCGTGCACCTGCGCCGCGGCACCGTCAACCTGGGCCTGGTCAAGTGGCTGTGCATCGGCTCCGTCCCGGCCGCGTTCGGCGGCGTGCTGCTGATGCGCGCCCTCGGCGACGGGCAGCGGATCCAGGACGTGGTCCAGGTCTCCCTGGGGATGGCGCTGCTCATCGCCGCCACGGGTCTGGCGGTGCGGGCCTACATGCGGCTGCTCGAGCGGGCCCGCCGCCGCGACGGCAGCGCCGACCCCCTGCCCCAGGGCCGGCCCGAGGTCACCGTACGGGTGCTGCCGACGGTGGTCGTGGGTGTCATCGGGGGCCTGGTCGTCGGCATGACGTCGGTGGGCTCCGGCTCGCTCGTGATCATCTCGCTGATGGCGCTCTACCCGCTGCTCAAGGCCAGCTCGCTGGTCGGGACCGATCTCGTGCAGGCGGTGCCCCTCGTCGCGTCGGCCGCGCTGGGCCACATCCTCTTCGGCGACTTCAGGCTCGACCTCACGCTCTCGCTCATCATCGGCAGCGTCCCGGGCGCGTGGCTCGGTGCACGGCTGTCCTCGCGCGCTCCCGGCGGGATCGTGCGACGGGTGCTGGCGTTCGTGCTGCTGGCGTCCGCCCTCAAGCTGCTGGGCCTGCCGACCGTGCCCACCGGCGTCGTGCTGGCCGTCATGGCCCTCGCCGCACCGGTGGCCTGGATGGTCGTCCGGCGCCGCCACGGCTTCCCCGCCCTCGCCGCCCGCCGCGTGCGCCGGCCCGCCCTCGTCGAACAGGTGACGCGATGA